Proteins encoded by one window of Kineosporia sp. NBRC 101731:
- a CDS encoding tetratricopeptide repeat protein encodes MAYRPARFPGSRRVLAADAVGRYDLRRTMMARLLASNPALSLLLLVGDVEMDELDLDPHAGVEAVSAAFTRPEPDVHGLIIAGNLLVNTAVQHPRTNNGMSLYVLGDLKARNVVISGLELVVHGDLRVSEVFAGAGPSGGARLDGDVHAKMLVSEAFPMLVGGQLKAPVLETGRTRIGVVEGAGVREAKGEVPPSLVMTDQVLEPGPEGVELFSWPRFKTAVASRMPTLSPDYLAGRTNLESMRELRRLEGEIEVVLAEGRYARGAELLRKARAMGAPRNETGLMLADAIYRVHHGTGSREALAEALELLDEALGPKPDTAAVMAHPQALLQRAAILLQLKEHDDEAFDQAWRDCSLAAVTMPAQERAGIAGLMGQWLFTRHRYDECVPYLRQALSADPDDGAQHGRLARALWMLDREAEALPHATRSLELNPADNRMWYVRGKCQQVLGDPEDARLDLATYLEMHPDDDLAVEALIIVDLDAGDTDEAVESALRFIEHYPDIDGAPARFGRLFHLRERYDLAVPLLRRAMQLHPEDSSIVRDLAFALNESGHDQMGLDTALRRVEIDSEDDHITYLRAEVNLALNDPNAAEGDLEEYVARFPRAGRAFASLASIRLLQLRPAEAKRLLETAQSIAPDDYYIDSVVEKAGFAQDTDPTDTTDLTDLTDSASRPTQLMKAGPSPQEGERSAAAQLSFRDGGFRRPG; translated from the coding sequence GTGGCGTACCGGCCGGCCCGCTTCCCGGGCTCCCGGCGCGTGCTCGCCGCGGACGCGGTGGGGCGCTATGACCTGCGCCGGACCATGATGGCCCGGTTGCTGGCGTCCAACCCGGCGCTCTCGTTGCTGCTCCTGGTCGGCGATGTCGAGATGGACGAACTCGACCTCGACCCCCATGCCGGCGTCGAGGCGGTGTCTGCTGCCTTCACGCGTCCCGAGCCGGATGTGCACGGCCTGATCATCGCCGGGAACCTCCTGGTCAACACGGCCGTGCAGCATCCGCGGACGAACAACGGGATGAGCCTGTACGTACTCGGCGACCTGAAGGCCCGCAACGTGGTGATCAGCGGGCTGGAGCTCGTGGTGCACGGCGATCTGCGGGTTTCCGAGGTTTTCGCCGGAGCGGGCCCGTCCGGCGGGGCCCGGCTGGACGGTGACGTCCACGCGAAGATGCTCGTCTCCGAAGCCTTCCCGATGCTCGTCGGCGGGCAGCTGAAGGCGCCGGTGCTGGAGACCGGGCGCACCCGGATCGGTGTGGTCGAGGGCGCGGGGGTGCGCGAGGCCAAGGGTGAGGTGCCTCCCTCGCTGGTGATGACCGATCAGGTGCTGGAGCCCGGCCCGGAGGGGGTCGAGCTGTTCTCCTGGCCCCGCTTCAAGACCGCCGTGGCCTCGCGCATGCCCACCCTGAGCCCCGACTACCTGGCCGGCCGCACCAACCTGGAGTCGATGCGCGAGCTGCGCCGGCTCGAGGGTGAGATCGAGGTGGTGCTCGCCGAGGGCCGGTACGCCCGCGGCGCCGAACTGCTGCGCAAGGCCCGGGCCATGGGGGCGCCCCGCAACGAGACCGGGCTGATGCTGGCCGACGCGATCTACCGGGTGCATCACGGCACCGGTAGTCGCGAGGCCCTGGCCGAGGCGCTCGAACTGCTCGACGAGGCCCTCGGCCCCAAGCCCGACACCGCGGCGGTGATGGCCCACCCGCAGGCTCTGCTGCAGCGTGCGGCGATCCTGCTGCAGCTGAAGGAACACGACGACGAAGCCTTCGACCAGGCCTGGCGTGACTGCAGCCTGGCCGCGGTGACCATGCCCGCGCAGGAAAGGGCAGGCATCGCCGGGCTGATGGGGCAATGGCTGTTCACCCGTCACCGCTACGACGAGTGCGTTCCCTACCTGCGGCAGGCGCTCTCGGCCGATCCGGACGACGGCGCGCAGCACGGCCGTCTGGCCCGGGCGCTGTGGATGCTCGACCGCGAGGCCGAGGCACTGCCGCACGCCACCCGCTCGCTCGAGCTGAACCCCGCCGACAACCGGATGTGGTACGTCCGGGGCAAGTGCCAGCAGGTGCTGGGCGACCCCGAGGACGCCCGGCTCGACCTGGCCACCTACCTGGAGATGCACCCCGACGACGACCTGGCCGTGGAGGCCCTGATCATCGTCGACCTCGACGCCGGGGACACCGACGAGGCGGTCGAGAGTGCCCTGCGCTTCATCGAGCACTACCCCGATATCGACGGCGCCCCGGCTCGTTTCGGCCGCCTGTTCCACCTGCGCGAACGCTACGACCTGGCCGTGCCGCTGCTGCGCCGGGCGATGCAGCTGCACCCGGAAGACTCGTCCATCGTCCGTGACCTGGCCTTCGCCCTCAACGAGAGCGGCCACGACCAGATGGGTCTCGACACCGCGCTGCGTCGCGTCGAGATCGACTCCGAGGACGACCACATCACCTACCTGCGGGCCGAGGTCAACCTGGCGCTGAACGACCCGAACGCCGCCGAGGGTGACCTCGAGGAGTACGTGGCCCGGTTCCCGCGGGCCGGGCGGGCTTTCGCATCATTGGCCAGCATCCGCCTGCTGCAGCTGCGTCCCGCCGAGGCGAAGCGGCTGCTCGAGACCGCCCAGTCGATCGCGCCGGACGACTACTACATCGACAGCGTCGTGGAGAAGGCCGGTTTCGCTCAGGACACCGATCCGACCGACACGACCGACCTGACCGACCTGACCGACTCGGCGAGCCGGCCCACCCAGCTGATGAAGGCAGGCCCCTCGCCCCAGGAGGGCGAGAGGTCTGCGGCCGCTCAGTTGTCGTTCCGGGACGGCGGTTTCCGGCGACCCGGCTGA
- a CDS encoding phospho-sugar mutase: MDETELAGLVDRATHWRDADPDPRTRREVDRLIELVTSGDSTVSGEAVDDLVQRFSGSLQFGTAGLRGALGAGPNRMNRAVVIRAAAGIAGHLHQALATVGADGEQPRVVVGYDARHDSDVFARDTCAVLTAAGCVAQLLPGPLPTPVLAFALRHLHADAGIMVTASHNPPQDNGYKVYLGGRADSSPGSGAQIVPPMDDLIAHQIAAAPPAIDVPMATDGWEPIGPSIVDEYLASVGAVLTPGSAREISIVLTPLHGVGGDTAVRAFAAAGFPAPYVVEQQAQPDPDFPTVSFPNPEEPGALDLALAAARERGADLVIANDPDADRCAVAVPVPEGDWRMLRGDEVGALLGDYLLVRGVRGVVASSIVSSQLLSRVAAAHGVPHTETLTGFKWLARVPELSYAYEEALGYCVSPGAVRDKDGISAALLIAEYAAQLRAQGRTLLDALNDLATRHGLHATDQFSVRVDDLAQISSMLDRITQRPPANLGGSPVKSAEDLSEGVDGLPGTPGLRYRTTNGDRVIVRPSGTEPKLKCYLEVVIPVENGSVDRAREAAADRLARITADVSHALGIS; this comes from the coding sequence GTGGACGAAACCGAGCTCGCGGGTCTGGTAGACCGCGCGACCCATTGGCGGGACGCGGACCCCGATCCCCGTACCCGGCGCGAGGTGGACCGGCTGATCGAGCTGGTCACCTCCGGCGATTCCACCGTCTCCGGTGAAGCGGTCGATGATCTCGTACAACGCTTCTCCGGCTCCCTCCAGTTCGGCACCGCGGGCTTGCGCGGCGCACTGGGCGCGGGGCCGAACCGGATGAACCGTGCAGTCGTCATCCGCGCCGCGGCCGGCATCGCCGGCCATCTGCACCAGGCCCTCGCAACGGTGGGCGCCGACGGTGAGCAGCCCCGGGTGGTGGTGGGGTACGACGCCCGCCACGACTCCGACGTGTTCGCCCGGGACACCTGCGCGGTGCTGACCGCGGCGGGGTGTGTGGCCCAGTTGCTGCCCGGCCCGCTGCCGACACCGGTGCTGGCGTTCGCGTTGCGCCATCTGCACGCCGACGCCGGGATCATGGTCACGGCGAGCCACAACCCGCCGCAGGACAATGGTTACAAGGTGTACCTGGGTGGGCGGGCCGACTCCTCCCCCGGCAGTGGCGCCCAGATCGTCCCCCCGATGGACGACCTGATCGCCCACCAGATCGCGGCCGCGCCGCCGGCCATCGACGTGCCGATGGCGACCGATGGCTGGGAACCGATCGGCCCGTCGATCGTGGACGAGTACCTCGCCTCGGTCGGCGCCGTGCTCACACCGGGCAGCGCCCGCGAGATCAGTATCGTGCTGACCCCGCTGCACGGTGTCGGCGGGGACACGGCGGTGCGGGCCTTCGCGGCCGCGGGTTTCCCGGCCCCCTACGTGGTCGAGCAGCAGGCGCAGCCCGACCCGGACTTCCCCACCGTGAGTTTTCCCAACCCGGAAGAGCCCGGTGCACTCGACCTGGCGCTGGCCGCCGCCCGTGAGCGCGGCGCCGATCTGGTGATCGCCAACGACCCGGACGCGGACCGCTGCGCCGTGGCGGTACCGGTGCCGGAGGGCGACTGGCGCATGCTGCGCGGTGACGAGGTCGGGGCCCTACTCGGTGACTACCTGCTGGTCCGGGGCGTCCGGGGCGTGGTGGCCAGCTCGATCGTGTCGTCGCAGCTGCTCTCCCGCGTCGCGGCGGCCCACGGCGTGCCGCACACCGAGACCCTGACCGGTTTCAAGTGGCTGGCCCGGGTTCCCGAGCTGTCCTACGCCTACGAGGAGGCGCTGGGTTACTGCGTCTCCCCCGGTGCCGTGCGCGACAAGGACGGCATCAGCGCGGCCCTGCTGATCGCCGAGTACGCGGCCCAGCTACGGGCCCAGGGGCGCACCCTGCTCGATGCCCTGAACGATCTGGCCACGCGGCACGGTCTGCACGCCACCGACCAGTTCTCGGTGCGGGTGGACGATCTGGCGCAGATCTCGAGCATGCTCGATCGCATCACCCAGCGGCCGCCGGCGAATCTCGGTGGCAGCCCGGTGAAATCGGCCGAAGATCTGTCCGAGGGGGTGGACGGGCTGCCCGGCACGCCCGGTCTGCGCTACCGCACGACCAACGGCGACCGGGTGATCGTGCGCCCGAGCGGTACCGAACCGAAGCTGAAGTGCTATCTGGAAGTAGTGATTCCGGTGGAGAACGGCTCGGTCGACCGGGCCCGGGAGGCGGCCGCGGACCGACTGGCCCGCATCACCGCCGACGTGTCCCACGCGCTGGGCATCAGCTAG
- a CDS encoding NAD(P)H-quinone dehydrogenase, translating to MSVKSRIVIVGGGPGGYEAALVASQLGADVTVVEENGPGGAAVLTDVVPSKTLIATAEVLATVGSSGELGIHGLGRVRADLGEVNRRVKKLAQAQSRDITRRLEAEGVRIVEGRGVLEGPGRVKVGEQIVEADTLLIATGASPRELPDARPDGERVLNWTQLYDLEELPEKLIVVGSGVTGAEFASAYHALGAQVALVSSRDRVLPGEDADAAEVLEDVFRRGGMEVLSRSRAQSVKRTDAGVVVTLSDGRTVEGSHCLMAVGAVPNTSGLGLAEAGITVSESGHIGVDRVSRTSARGVYAAGDCTGVFPLASVAAMQGRKAMWHALGDAVSPLELRLVSSNVFTSPEIATVGVTQAQVDAGLEAVSVKLPLATNARAKMQGIHDGFVKLFASPSGRVLGGTVVAPRASELIHPITLAVSARLTVDEVASVFTVYPSISGSVAEAARQLHIG from the coding sequence GTGAGCGTGAAGAGCAGGATTGTCATCGTCGGCGGCGGGCCCGGCGGGTACGAGGCCGCGCTGGTGGCGTCCCAGCTCGGCGCCGACGTCACGGTGGTCGAGGAGAACGGCCCGGGAGGTGCGGCGGTCCTCACCGACGTGGTGCCGAGCAAGACCCTCATCGCCACCGCCGAGGTGCTGGCCACCGTCGGCAGCTCCGGCGAACTCGGCATCCACGGCCTCGGCCGGGTACGGGCCGACCTGGGCGAGGTCAACCGCCGCGTGAAGAAGCTGGCCCAGGCGCAGTCCCGCGACATCACGCGGCGCCTGGAGGCCGAAGGGGTGCGCATCGTCGAGGGCCGCGGTGTGCTCGAGGGCCCCGGACGGGTGAAGGTCGGCGAGCAGATCGTCGAGGCCGACACCCTGCTGATCGCCACCGGCGCCAGCCCCCGGGAACTGCCGGACGCCCGGCCCGACGGTGAGCGCGTGCTGAACTGGACCCAGCTCTACGACCTGGAAGAACTGCCGGAGAAGCTGATCGTGGTCGGCTCCGGGGTGACCGGGGCCGAGTTCGCCAGCGCCTATCACGCGCTCGGCGCCCAGGTCGCGCTGGTGTCCAGCCGCGACCGGGTACTGCCGGGCGAGGACGCGGATGCCGCCGAGGTGCTGGAAGACGTGTTCCGGCGCGGTGGCATGGAGGTGCTGTCCCGTTCGCGCGCGCAAAGCGTCAAACGGACGGACGCGGGCGTCGTGGTCACGCTGTCCGACGGACGCACGGTCGAGGGCTCGCACTGCCTGATGGCGGTCGGCGCGGTGCCGAACACCTCCGGCCTGGGGCTTGCGGAGGCCGGGATCACGGTCTCGGAGTCCGGGCACATCGGGGTCGACCGGGTCTCCCGCACCAGCGCGCGCGGTGTCTACGCGGCGGGCGACTGCACCGGGGTGTTCCCGCTGGCCTCGGTCGCGGCCATGCAGGGCCGCAAGGCGATGTGGCACGCGCTGGGCGACGCGGTGTCCCCGCTGGAGCTGCGGCTGGTGAGTTCCAACGTGTTCACCTCCCCCGAGATCGCCACCGTCGGGGTGACCCAGGCCCAGGTCGACGCCGGGCTGGAGGCCGTCTCGGTGAAGCTGCCGCTGGCCACCAACGCCCGGGCCAAGATGCAGGGCATCCACGACGGTTTCGTGAAGCTGTTCGCCTCGCCCTCGGGCCGGGTGCTCGGCGGCACGGTGGTGGCACCGCGCGCGTCCGAGTTGATTCATCCCATCACGCTGGCGGTCTCGGCCCGGCTCACGGTCGACGAGGTGGCCTCCGTGTTCACCGTGTACCCGTCGATCTCGGGCTCGGTGGCCGAGGCGGCGCGACAGCTGCACATCGGGTAG
- a CDS encoding gamma-glutamylcyclotransferase gives MDLYAAYGANLDPERMALRAPHSPLRGFGWISGWRLTFAQVPNAVDGALATLVEDPAAQVYVSLYDVTSGDEQALDEWEGLATGQSRKIHVRVQTLDGDAVAWVHVLDAYEGGLPAAHYLGMLGDAAEAGGAPSDYVHHLRTSPCVSSDTPEHLPPNEL, from the coding sequence ATGGATCTCTACGCCGCCTACGGCGCGAACCTCGACCCCGAGCGGATGGCGCTGCGGGCGCCCCACTCGCCGTTGCGCGGGTTCGGGTGGATCAGCGGCTGGCGCCTCACATTCGCCCAGGTCCCCAACGCTGTGGACGGTGCCCTGGCGACGCTGGTGGAGGACCCGGCCGCGCAGGTCTACGTCAGTCTCTACGACGTCACCTCCGGGGACGAGCAGGCGCTGGACGAGTGGGAGGGACTGGCCACCGGGCAGTCCCGGAAGATCCACGTCCGGGTGCAGACCCTGGACGGCGACGCGGTGGCCTGGGTACACGTGCTGGACGCCTACGAGGGTGGCCTGCCCGCGGCCCACTACCTGGGCATGCTGGGCGACGCGGCCGAGGCCGGCGGCGCGCCCAGCGACTACGTCCACCACCTGCGCACCAGCCCGTGCGTGTCGAGTGACACCCCTGAGCACCTTCCCCCGAACGAGCTGTGA
- a CDS encoding purine-nucleoside phosphorylase, translating into MTDLSPTDSPTELAAAAAQRLAELTGVDKHDVALVLGSGWAPAADLLGETVAQVPATEIPGFSVSGVPGHVGQLRSVRINSQGEPKHALILGSRTHYYEGKGVRAVAHGVRTAAAAGCSMVVLTNGCGGLNPEWPPGTPVLISDHINLTGASPLEGATFVDLTDLYSSRLREICRQVQPDLPEGVYAQFRGPQYETPAEVRMAGRLGADLVGMSTALEAIAAREAGLEILGISLVTNFGAGITGQPLSHAEVLAEGKAAAERVGSMLAEVVRRL; encoded by the coding sequence ATGACTGACCTTTCCCCGACCGACTCCCCGACTGAGCTGGCCGCGGCGGCCGCCCAGCGCCTCGCCGAGCTGACAGGCGTCGATAAGCACGACGTGGCCCTGGTTCTGGGCTCCGGCTGGGCCCCTGCCGCCGACCTTCTGGGTGAGACCGTGGCGCAGGTGCCGGCCACCGAGATCCCGGGCTTCTCGGTCTCCGGCGTGCCCGGTCACGTGGGCCAGCTGCGCTCGGTGCGGATCAACTCGCAGGGCGAGCCCAAGCACGCCCTGATCCTCGGCAGCCGCACGCACTACTACGAGGGCAAGGGCGTGCGCGCCGTGGCCCACGGGGTGCGCACCGCGGCGGCGGCCGGCTGCTCGATGGTGGTGCTGACCAATGGCTGTGGCGGCCTGAACCCCGAATGGCCGCCCGGAACCCCGGTTCTGATCAGCGACCACATCAACCTGACCGGTGCGTCCCCGCTCGAGGGCGCCACCTTCGTCGACCTCACCGACCTGTACTCGTCCCGGCTGCGGGAGATCTGCCGCCAGGTGCAGCCCGATCTGCCCGAGGGCGTCTACGCGCAGTTCCGTGGCCCGCAGTACGAGACCCCGGCCGAGGTGCGCATGGCCGGGCGGCTCGGCGCCGACCTGGTCGGCATGTCCACGGCTCTGGAGGCCATCGCGGCCCGCGAGGCCGGCCTGGAGATCCTCGGCATCTCGCTGGTGACGAACTTCGGCGCGGGCATCACCGGCCAGCCGCTCAGCCACGCCGAGGTGCTGGCCGAGGGCAAGGCCGCCGCCGAGCGCGTGGGCTCGATGCTCGCCGAGGTCGTCCGGCGGCTCTGA
- a CDS encoding biotin carboxylase N-terminal domain-containing protein encodes MTTPSPEPGTPRSISKVLIANRGEIAVRIARACRDAGIASVAVYAEPDRDALHVTVADEAYSLDGTTAAQSYLVVDKLLDVAARSGADAVHPGYGFLAENADFAAAVIAAGLTWIGPPPSAIDVLGDKVKARHIAQRAGAPLVPGTRDPVQTADEVVTFAREHGLPVAIKAAFGGGGRGLKVARTLEEIPELFESATREAVAAFGRGECFVERFLDRPRHVETQCLADAHGHVVVVSTRDCSLQRRNQKLVEEAPAPFLTHDQTAELYRASKAILTEAGYVGAGTCEFLIGPDGTISFLEVNTRLQVEHPVSEEVTGIDLVREQLRVAAGEPLGYDDPPVRGHAIEFRINGEDAGRNFLPQPGTVVVFEPPSGPGVRLDSGVVAGSVIGGGFDSMLAKLIVTGATRRQALERARRALGEFVVEGLPTVLPFHRAVVADPAFTSEPFTVHTRWIETEFDNTIPSWTGPAGEETPEEPRERVVVEVGGKRLEVILPAGLGGSGGSGTARTAEKKAPRRTRSRAAAAVSGDALTSPMQGTIVKVAVEEGQHLEAGDLVVVLEAMKMEQPLTAHKAGTVTALTAQIGLTVTSGALICEVKD; translated from the coding sequence ATGACGACGCCGTCCCCGGAACCGGGCACCCCCCGGTCCATCAGCAAGGTCCTGATCGCCAACCGGGGTGAGATCGCGGTGCGGATCGCGCGCGCCTGCCGGGACGCCGGTATCGCCTCGGTGGCCGTGTACGCCGAGCCCGACCGGGACGCCCTGCACGTCACCGTGGCCGACGAAGCCTACTCACTGGACGGCACCACCGCCGCGCAGTCGTACCTCGTCGTGGACAAACTGCTCGACGTCGCCGCCCGCTCCGGGGCCGATGCGGTGCATCCGGGTTACGGGTTCCTGGCCGAGAACGCCGACTTCGCCGCCGCCGTCATCGCCGCCGGGCTGACTTGGATCGGCCCGCCCCCCTCGGCGATCGACGTGCTGGGTGACAAGGTCAAGGCCCGCCACATCGCTCAGCGGGCGGGAGCACCTCTGGTGCCGGGCACGAGGGATCCGGTGCAGACGGCGGACGAGGTGGTCACCTTCGCCCGTGAGCACGGGCTCCCGGTGGCGATCAAAGCCGCTTTCGGTGGTGGTGGGCGGGGCTTGAAGGTGGCCCGGACGCTGGAGGAGATCCCGGAGCTGTTCGAGTCCGCGACCCGTGAGGCGGTGGCCGCGTTCGGGCGGGGTGAGTGTTTCGTGGAGCGGTTCCTGGATCGTCCGCGGCACGTGGAGACGCAGTGCCTGGCCGATGCCCACGGGCACGTGGTGGTCGTCTCCACCCGGGACTGCTCGTTGCAGCGCCGTAACCAGAAACTGGTCGAGGAGGCACCCGCCCCGTTCCTGACCCACGACCAGACCGCCGAGCTGTACCGGGCGTCGAAGGCCATCCTGACCGAGGCCGGATACGTCGGCGCCGGCACCTGTGAATTCCTGATCGGCCCGGACGGCACGATCTCGTTCCTGGAGGTCAACACCCGCCTGCAGGTCGAGCACCCGGTCTCCGAAGAGGTCACCGGGATCGACCTGGTGCGTGAGCAGCTGCGGGTCGCGGCCGGGGAGCCGCTGGGCTACGACGACCCGCCGGTGCGCGGGCATGCGATCGAGTTCCGGATCAACGGTGAGGACGCGGGGCGCAACTTCCTGCCCCAGCCGGGCACCGTGGTGGTGTTCGAGCCTCCGTCCGGGCCGGGTGTGCGCCTGGACTCGGGTGTGGTGGCGGGTTCGGTGATCGGTGGCGGGTTCGACTCGATGCTGGCCAAGCTGATCGTCACCGGTGCCACCCGCCGTCAGGCGCTGGAACGGGCCCGTCGGGCGCTGGGCGAGTTCGTGGTCGAGGGCCTGCCGACGGTGCTGCCGTTCCATCGGGCGGTCGTGGCGGACCCGGCCTTCACCAGCGAGCCGTTCACGGTGCACACCCGCTGGATCGAGACCGAGTTCGACAACACCATCCCGTCCTGGACCGGGCCGGCCGGTGAGGAGACCCCGGAGGAACCGCGCGAACGCGTCGTGGTCGAGGTCGGCGGCAAGCGCCTGGAAGTGATCCTGCCGGCCGGGCTGGGCGGGTCGGGCGGGTCGGGAACCGCCCGGACCGCCGAGAAGAAGGCTCCCCGCCGCACCCGGAGCCGGGCTGCGGCCGCCGTCAGTGGTGATGCCCTGACCTCACCGATGCAGGGCACGATCGTCAAGGTCGCCGTCGAGGAGGGGCAGCACCTGGAGGCGGGCGACCTGGTCGTGGTGCTCGAGGCGATGAAGATGGAACAGCCCCTCACCGCCCACAAGGCCGGCACGGTGACCGCCCTGACCGCCCAGATCGGCCTGACCGTGACGTCCGGCGCGCTGATCTGCGAAGTGAAGGACTGA
- the trxA gene encoding thioredoxin gives MATMTMTQQNHDETVKDGIVLIDFWASWCGPCRQFAPVFEKASETNEDAKFAKVDTEDQQELAAQYGVTSIPTLVVYRDGIPVFGQPGALPEAALTDILRQVRDLDMDEVRTQYEAQLKEAGRS, from the coding sequence GTGGCTACTATGACGATGACCCAGCAGAACCACGACGAAACGGTCAAGGACGGCATTGTCCTGATCGACTTCTGGGCCTCCTGGTGCGGTCCGTGCCGCCAGTTCGCCCCCGTCTTCGAGAAGGCGTCGGAAACGAACGAGGACGCCAAGTTCGCCAAGGTGGACACCGAGGACCAGCAGGAACTCGCCGCTCAGTACGGCGTGACCTCGATCCCGACGCTGGTGGTCTACCGCGACGGCATCCCGGTGTTCGGTCAGCCCGGCGCCCTTCCCGAGGCTGCCCTGACCGACATCCTGCGTCAGGTGCGCGACCTGGACATGGACGAGGTCCGCACCCAGTACGAGGCCCAGCTGAAAGAAGCCGGCCGCAGCTGA
- a CDS encoding endonuclease/exonuclease/phosphatase family protein, with product MDGRPPERGSRRGPESGAAPKTPKTRRELRAEREAAERAQTASSGLPLRPQPVDRSPGTNPTARQKAPAPWDVPEPEEAPSRRPERPERGPLAERFPARPTPLGGVGGMDLGPAGDALTRPPARRDPDDFDAHDSARFDAHDDDHEPHRAADPRRRRRVGLWLTAVALLLALWTATVFVDSLSPFVSAPSALAPLVTICALPVIAIGVGGKHFISTGIAALAALLPWAMVAGYASSRDLPAGTTDTVRVMTVDGNHGRASASDVVGAATDYSADVVIVTGLSTTLAHELTVSGLSRNTPPVWMHVSGDQTDGIGIWSRLTISGLAEAQEYDSPVATGVLEVNKARVGLTVAQLSGSPLRPGPGWRADLTRLSQQRVEGATSGSFLVGSLNVAPWQPGFRMLEKAGWEDAADITGKGLRPTWPSWSPLPITPADHVLVDEKLGVGSTATATIGGSSHRAIVAALEVPAG from the coding sequence ATGGACGGCCGCCCCCCGGAACGTGGATCACGCCGCGGGCCGGAGAGCGGCGCCGCACCGAAGACCCCGAAGACGCGTCGCGAGTTGCGTGCGGAGCGTGAGGCCGCCGAGCGCGCCCAGACCGCGAGCAGTGGACTGCCGCTACGTCCCCAGCCGGTGGACCGCTCTCCCGGCACCAACCCCACCGCACGCCAGAAGGCCCCGGCCCCCTGGGACGTCCCCGAGCCGGAGGAAGCGCCGAGTCGCCGGCCGGAGCGCCCCGAGCGCGGGCCCCTGGCCGAACGGTTCCCGGCCCGTCCCACCCCGCTGGGCGGCGTGGGCGGTATGGATCTGGGCCCGGCCGGCGATGCCTTGACACGTCCTCCCGCCCGCCGCGACCCGGACGACTTCGACGCGCACGACAGCGCACGCTTCGACGCTCACGACGACGACCACGAGCCGCACCGCGCCGCCGACCCCCGCCGGCGTCGCCGGGTGGGCCTCTGGCTGACCGCGGTCGCCCTGCTCCTGGCGCTGTGGACGGCCACGGTGTTCGTCGACTCGCTCTCGCCGTTCGTCTCCGCCCCGTCGGCCCTGGCGCCGCTGGTGACGATCTGCGCGCTGCCGGTGATCGCGATCGGGGTGGGTGGCAAGCACTTCATCTCGACCGGCATCGCGGCGCTGGCCGCGCTGCTGCCCTGGGCGATGGTGGCGGGCTACGCCTCGTCCCGGGACCTGCCGGCCGGAACGACGGACACCGTGCGGGTGATGACGGTGGACGGCAACCACGGTCGGGCGAGCGCCTCGGACGTGGTGGGCGCGGCGACCGACTACTCGGCGGACGTGGTGATCGTCACCGGCCTGAGCACCACCCTGGCCCACGAGCTGACGGTGTCGGGCCTGAGCCGGAACACGCCGCCGGTGTGGATGCACGTGTCCGGCGATCAGACCGACGGCATCGGGATCTGGAGCCGGCTGACCATCTCCGGCCTCGCCGAGGCGCAGGAGTACGACTCACCCGTCGCCACCGGGGTGCTCGAGGTCAACAAGGCCCGGGTCGGCCTGACCGTGGCCCAGCTGTCAGGGAGCCCGCTGCGGCCGGGCCCGGGCTGGCGGGCCGACCTGACCCGGCTCTCGCAGCAGCGGGTAGAGGGCGCCACGAGCGGATCGTTCCTGGTGGGCAGCCTCAACGTGGCCCCCTGGCAGCCGGGGTTCCGGATGCTCGAGAAGGCCGGCTGGGAAGACGCGGCCGACATCACCGGCAAGGGTCTGCGGCCCACGTGGCCCTCGTGGTCACCGCTGCCGATCACCCCGGCCGACCATGTGCTGGTCGACGAGAAGCTCGGCGTGGGCTCGACCGCGACGGCCACCATCGGGGGCAGTTCGCACCGGGCGATCGTGGCGGCGCTGGAGGTGCCGGCGGGCTGA